DNA sequence from the Lycium barbarum isolate Lr01 chromosome 5, ASM1917538v2, whole genome shotgun sequence genome:
TATAATAAATTagccaaaaaaagaaagataagCTATAAAATGCTATGCCAAAACATATAACAAACAACTGCTCAAGTAAATGCGATATTTTTTCACTTCAAAGAAAACCACTATATGAATCATTCCAAATAATGataaaaaataaacaattaaaGTGGACTAGGAGTCATGCAAGATTATGTTAGCATCCATGAAATTCACTAACGTACAAATCCTCAAATAATTGCATATGACCTCAGTCGACTAACTTTGAATACAAAAAGCATTTCTTCTCACCAATgattaaaaaaatacaaaaagcaAAATGAATTAATTCCTAGTTCACAGCTACAGAAAAAATAGTACTACCAGATATTCAGACAGACTCAAAGAAATCAACAAATCACTCATTCCCAATCCAAAAATGGCAACTTTACTACTCCTCCGTTCCAACCTAACTCCCCTTATCTAATTTCTATTCAGCATATGCAAAAACCAAGGAATGAGCTTTGTTAATTCAGTGAAGAGGAGTAATTTcattccacaaaaaaaaaaaaaaaaaaatacagatcCTAGATTATAATGCTTAAAACTGAGGCAATGTGAATCTTAAATGGTAGGGAGCAGATCATAACAAAATAAACGCAAATATTGACACCGAAGATTTTCGGCGAGTGAATCTGTTACTCCAACTACAGTGCTACTGAATAAACAGAGTTCCACCGGAAAATCTATTTGAGATGCTTTAACAAAGCCAATTCACATCATCGTTTCTTTCtcgcctaattttttttttttttttttgaaatcagaTTAGACTTACCAAATTGAATAAGTTGGTTTAGGCAATTAAAAAAACCATAAAAGTTCAAAGTAAAGAAACTAAATTAGAGTCTCTACTGGTTAAAAAAGTTGCAAATTCATCACCTCATGGGAAAAACCACAATGACAATCCTAATGAAACTTTCATGGCCCTTTAAGAAAATCCCCATAAGACATGCTTATGCAACCCTAACAgacaaaatcctaaaataaacTCTCAATATCTCCTCCTTGACCTTCAAGCCCTAGCTTTAAACCCAGAACTATCACTTTTTAATTAGCCCTCACATAACAACAATTAGTATCCTAAACAGCCCAATCACAGAGATAAAGAAAGAACTAAAGGAAGAAAATTTTGGTTTCAATAGAAAAAGATGATGAAGAAAGAGATGAAGAATAAAGAACTTACTGTTGAAGGATAAAGAAACTTCTGGTTAATTTAAACAGCAGTTGTACGTAGACAAGATATTGAGAGAGGTGAGATTTAGGGATTGAAGATATTGAGATGAGATTTAGGGATTTTAttttgtgtgtgtgagagagacaTTTTAGCCTCTTTTTAACTTCGCGCCTTTGCTCCTTCTAGTCCGCCCTAAAATTTTGGCGTTCCCCTTTTTATCCCacttaaattttcacttttaggGGCGAGATGTGTGTTTTTTAATAGACCAGGTTGAGCCCCTTTGCgaaataaaagaataaaataGCGAATTTGGGACTAGAAAAAAATATCATCCCTGTAGGTATACTTTTATAGACCATATTTACAACCCGTCATAAAATCTTGGTCTCTGAAAAGCCTTTTTCTTGTAGTGCAATGGAGGGGAGGTGGCAGTACGGTCCACGGTGGGAGGGAGGATATTCGGCTGGGTCACGGGTGCAGCGTGTGGTGGTCTGGGCTGATTATCCAGATCAGTAGCCATATGATGCAACCAAAATGGGGAAATCCCATCATCCAAGAAATCATAAGTAGGTGAAGTGGGAGAATGTAAATTGGAAAATGGGAAAACATTCTCATAAAAAATGACGTGACGAGAAATAATGattttgttggacgataaatcataacatttataccctctatgattcgtaggataccccaaaaatacacacggtgTAGACCGGGCTTGCAATTTTTGGATAGTCGTAGAAGGAAAGAGGGGATAACATAAATACCCAAAAACCGGAAGATGAGAGTAAGATGGCGTTCTTTGGTATAGCACTTGAAGAGGAGAAACATGACCCAATAAtttgcttggtaaaatattaagaagatatgTTGCCATTTGTAAGGCGTGATGCCAAAACGAAGGGGGAAGAGAAGCATGAGCAAGGAGAGTCCGAGTGATATTATTTATAGATcggatttttctttcggctttcccattttgtgaGGACGTATGTGGACAAGAAAGACGAAATGACATCATATTAGACACACAAAATTTcccgaattgaccattatcatattccctcccattatcacattggacatttttaatatgacgttcaaattgggtatgaatgtgGGCTTTTAAAGCTAAGAATTTCGCATAAACATCGGATTTCTTAGCTAAAGGAAAAGTCCATAAAAACTTCgaaaaatcataaaaaaaaacaaCATAATGCCGATGACCCAATGAACTTAAAACGGGagaggtccacaaatcactatgaataatatcaaatggcatcaaagtttcggaaatagaagaaACAAATGGCAACTTaatgtgtttaccaagaacgcaagaacgacaaatactagaatgacaagatttattacattcaatgcttttattgagcctAAGACAATCCAAAATAGAATTTCCCGGAtgacccaaacgatcatgccaaaaaggagagGACAAAGCCGCAAAGGTTGATGGAGTGGTGGTTGGATATTTGATGGTGGTGATTGGATAAAGATCTCCCCGACTATCACGCCGCATTAGTGTCATCCCCAtctgaaaatccttcacagaaaacccatatggatcaaattcaacagtcgcagaattatcagtagtaaacttccgcactgaaattaaattcttaatgagtttaggagcatgtaagacattCCGAAAGGATAAAGGGGGGTGTGGGAGAGGCAAACTAGTATGACCACAACCACGAATTAGAatcgaatgaccatttcccataacaataccattattttgattgctcaaattaaaataagacgtgagattACCGGTcgaggatgtcatatgagaagtggcctcggtatccatgtaccaatttTGATCGGGCGGGTTCAAAGTCATTGTGTGCATTGCGGACTCGATGTCGGTTGGAACATACGACCCATGAGGTGCTACTGCTGGGATGGAGGAGGGCCTAATATACCCTGCTGCCGTGGTGGGCCAGTTGGGGGACGAGCCCAAGAAGTGGTCGGGTACGGACATGGGGGAGGAGCAGCAGCCCATCGAGGTTGCAGTACCCACTGCCAGTGACCAAGTTGTCCGGCATGCCACTGCTGCGAAGAGGAGCCCGCTGGCTGTGCACCACCGCTGCTACGGCCTGAACCACCGCGTCCGCCGGAGGAGTGTTTACCGCTGCCTGAGCCTCGACCAAAACCACCTCTACGGCCATTCCCAGAATTGTGGCGGTGGGAATTTTTGTTTTTCCCTCGGTGTGAGCTTGTGTTTTCAGAGTGAAGGGCAGCGTCGTCGACCGCGACTAGCATAGCCGAACCAGACCCGTGAAACACCATGGCTGCAAGTTCACGTTCTTCCAAAACAAGGGAAGACCGAGCCTCTGTGAATGGGGGGAGAGGCTTAGCATGGCGAATTTTTGTCCCAACCCCTTTGTACGCTTCAGTGAGACCCCAAACCAGTTGAAGGACAAGGCGGCTATTCGTCACGGGAGCCCCGACGTTTTTCAGTTGATCCGCAAGGCTCTTTAGACGTTGACAATAGGCGGAGGCATTGGGAAAATCCTCCATACGAGTCGTCGTGAATTCTTGTTCGAGAGTCACCGCACGAGAGTTTTGATGATCTTGGAATATATCACGCAAGCGAACCCAAGCGTCCATGGCAGTAGCGTCTGGTTCGATGATGGTGTTTAGCAGATCATTCGAAATTGTCGAATATATCCATTGAAGCACGGTGGCGTCAATGGTCGTCCATAATTTGACTTCCTCATCAGTTTTGGGAGCCGACTTCTTCTTACCTGTGGGGGAGGAATGATGTGATAAAGGACCTTGTGAGAACGAGCATGAATCTTGAAAAGCTCGACCCATGTTCCGTATTGTGAGTTGTCCATCTCAAGAATAACAGAGATATGATTCTTGATATTCGAGACCGCGAGGGCCGGGTGGAACGAGGACTTAACCGGAGTGGGTGTTGCATCGGCAATGGCTGATGGATTAGAGTGAAGGTGACGGAAAGAGGATGAAGAAGGAGGGACTAGGGCGTAGCGGAAGAAtaaggaagaagaaaaaaaaaacctaatcTGATGCCatgaaagaaatgttttccatGTCTCCTTTCATTCCTTGACTTGGTTAATATACAAACTATACAACCGTAATGCTAGGCTAGAATTAAGGAGCTAATTCTACCAAATATTATGTTAAGCAaagctaacctaaaataggagattacaaaatattctaacctaaaataggagattacaaaatattctaactaatatttacataatctatcattTTTAAAGGGGCAAGAGAGGCGGTTCAAAAACTTTAAAGCCACAGTTTTAATCGTGAAGCAATGGTAAATTTCGTGTTTTTCCCCCCTTCCTACGGCTGAAAGTTTAAGATGCATTTATAGGAGAAGAATGCTAGGGTTAGGATTCTAATGAGCGGGAATttgaaataaaaaattcaaaGTTGAGTCAAAACTCGTGCTAATCCGAACGTTGAGGTTTCTTCACGTGATTTGATTCAGATTTTGCTCAAAATGGACAGATCTTCTCTGGTCCTTGAAGATTTTAATGTGTCTATATTCACCAAAGGAGGGTCTTCTAGGATTGGGGCGTTTAAAGAAAATATTTGCACCAAAATGGTGTAACCATTTGTGTCTAGAGAAAAGAATTGATGGAGCTTTGTCAAGAATGGAAAGGGAAGAGAGAGAAGGTGGGGAGGCTGCTGCTTTGTCAAGAATGGAAAGGGAAGAGAGAGAAGGTGGGGAGGCTGCTAGTAGAATTAGGAATTAGGTTTTTAGGAAATTAGAGAGAGGCTAAGATGAGTATTGTTCTGTTGGGTTGGTCTTACACGAACTGGGCCTTAGCCCAAGTAGTTTTAGGACTAATTATGGGCTGAATTAACATAATCATGTGGggaatgtgatataataatttaGCCATTAGCATTAATAAGGTGTAATTTAATGAAATATAAGTAACATAataataaagtaagaatattatTTAGATTATAGCTTATTATTAATATGTAAATGAGTAAGTAGCAATATACGATGTATTAATAAAGCGACAGTTCCTAATAATAAAGTAAGGACGAAAAATAATATATTTAGTTTATTAGTAATTATTAGAAGCTCAAAAGAATGAATTGGAATAAAGAAGGGACAAAATCGGGTGTCAACACTCAATAGTGTCAGAAATTGGTAATTGAATAGCCGACGTCAATATCTATGCCTTCCGATGACCGTGGCTCGAGTTCTTATATTGGTTATTCTCCTGCTCCGGCAAACAATTCGTTTCCAAGTTATTCGAACAAACGATGTTGTAATGGAGGTATTTAACTGTAGACTAAAAATAATACCAATATGTAAGAATGatctaaatatttttttaaagatcATTATTATCTCGTAAAGAATCTTGAGTCTTGACCCAAATCCAACTAATTTCCTTAATTAAACTCAAATAAAAAATCATTACATTTCACCAAAGATAGATTGTAATTTCGacttaaaaaataagctaaaggCATAACTAGCCAAAAATATCTTTTCCACGGCTGTGTGAAAATCCTCCACTTACTCTCAAAGTTGTGCGTGTCAATTTCTGGACAACCTTTGAACAAACTTTTCCACCAATTTTCTTTTTCCTTAGGAAGAATAATGCAAATTCCTTTTTTAGGTGAGAAACACCAACACAATTTATCagcttttattttcttgaaaaattcaCCATCTACTATAAGTGGTTCAAGATGCCTTCCAACTTTAAGGGAATTACTGTTCTCCATTGATATAGTAAAGTCATGTACACTTTCCCCACGAGGCAATGGGGGGATATATATGGTGAGTTGTTCAAGTGATTGTCCCCATGAATAATTGTCCATGTCAAGCCCGTTGGCTTTGTTTGGTTCTAGAAGCTTCTTTTTTAtgagtgtgttttttttttctttgaatgaGTGGTTCTTGTGCTTCTTCTTTGTAGTATGAGTAAATTCCCATGATGGAAAAAAGAAGGGATTGTTTTAGAAGTAGAAGGAGAGATTATATGTGAATAGATGTGAGAATTTGGGAGAAGAATATAATAATGGATGTATATATAGAGAAAGATAAAATCCGTTTCTTTAATTTATTAGGAATTTGAATCCATAGTTGAGTTGGAAAGCAACTAAAATTACGTACCTGAACTGAAATTCACTTGCTCAAGTCATCGTAATTTTTGGGCAAGTCATATCTTCTCCTTACATTGGTAATGTGAGTCCTTCTGTGTGAAACATACCGACATTTTGTTATGAGTTTAACAAAAATCCACTGTCAGTGGAAATTTATTTTCTACGCGAACAGTTAATTTCAAGGGTAATAGAACTTGTtacattaatttttttatttttatttcttaaagttAGATCCTTGATTACATTTTTCCCTGCTATTCCTTTCTCTCTCCCCTTCATCTTAGACTAAGATTCTCAGTCCCAAAAGAAATACTTATAACAGTTATTCTGTAAAGAATTAAGATCATAACTCAACAAAAtaagtttattttttaaattgtaTTCATCATCTAATATCTGGAAAAAAGAAGATACAATGTATAAATAGATACCCCCCTCTTCCGATTTGGGCGACACTTTTTGCTTTTCGAGATTTAAATGTAAAGTTTGACCtacatttaaaataatttttgatcataTTGGTATGAGATATTTAAAATATTATGCAACTTATGGTACTTTCTatatagtttttgaatatctaaatttcaattttaaaatattaaattgatctaatccaatttaattttaaaaattaatcaAATTGATTATTGGAaaacgaaaagtgtcacataaattaaaataaaagaagTATATCATAGAATGGTAATGATGACTGCTTCAAAGATTTATTTGATTGCTTCGAAGGATCATGTTGTTAATTTGCTTCAATGGGTGTTGAACAACGATATAGTAAAATCATATCAACGGAAACAAGAACACAGTGGAATCGTTCATATTTTCGGTAACAAGGTCATAATCCTAAAAGAATTCGGGTGCAGTAAATGTAGAATCCAAATTGCTTTCTACAACTAATTTCCTAATTTATAATTTGAATATTATAAAATTAAAATGATTGACACCTACCTATAATAGGGCTCTAAAGTACTGCtcgtgtaagaaaatagtctccACCGGCAATGTATACTAGGTAATTTGCAAGTAATTTGCGGTCCATGGGATAATTGCATTTCTACTGGAGATTACTCTTCTAATATCCAAATATACAACATTTTATATGGATCAGGTCATGATATAATTTATAAGGTTGTCTTCTTGTCTTCTCATTAGTGTTTTAGAGTAGTTTAATAGTCAACAAATTGTGTGCCCTTGCAGTCACAAGAACCAtggtctaatttttttttttttttttttttaaccatttgTGAtccactgaaaaaaaaaaaatgtgatcgGGGCTGCAAATGTTGAACTCCACGCTCCATAAAGTCTTTTACTTACATTTTCTATTTAGCAGCTCATACACTCCAGCTTAGACACTTGCTACAACAAACTGTCAGTGTGACATAATCTTCTTTTGGAGTAATGACTGAAAAGTAAGTTTATGCAATAACTATAAATATCTGCAAGTTTTCTATCAGAATATTATCAGCacacagaggcggatccaggatttaaactctatgggttcaaacttaagatttttagcattgaactcattatatttttaaagttaggggttcatatctactatttattacaatttCAGTAATTTTTTACACACAAATTTATGCTCCGCgtcgaaagtttggggttcaattgaaccccgaTATACAATGCTACATACGCCTCTGTCAGCACATACAAGCCTAGATTCACTGATAGTAAACCAAAAATCATCGAAAATTGCACGTATATTTTGTTATTAACCaagtattaaaaaaagaaaaaacaaaaaacaatccCAGCTGGACAACATAAAATGTGTAAAGTAAAAGTACATAAATTATTTACGTAATGGAAAAAAGAGTTTTTAACTGGTGATGCCTTTTGACCGTACTTCCCGCCATCGATTGTTAATTAATTCCCTTCATGCATCTTCTTCTTGCAGTATGTGTTATTTTATCCGTATGTACCATTCAACACATTTGCCACTCTTTTTCATGGTGATGATCccccatctctctctctctccccccccccccccccctgtaacaccccgcattttgggactgagtttaagctcatatcattagatttctagtggaaacatggaaggtttgaacgttttgcgaaaatagttgataggcctatttcgggcagcgataactccttgatcggtttggaattttggaaggtactatcaatgaagttgtagtatgtagaaatacctttctaacgatataaggatcaagccaatcagagatcggagcaaggagatatgatcgtctcaatatggctaatagtaaggcacttgaaatcctatagaatcggctaagtttttgatacgtctgaCTTCCAGTCGAATTTCAtgaaactccgttgggaatttgagaaaccttccttgatgaacgttgtagccctttgaaatatctttccaacggtatcttacgggggtcaaacggacatctgtgcaaagagttatgcccattttactgaagcctgttcgttggaaattctgccagcgtaacggcgacgttacgggccgtatttcgtgttaCGGTcggtaacagtggaccgtaacgtcccgaaaatttccagaaactcactggaaattttcaccaagatacggtaccaagttacggtccgtatctcgtgttacgggaccgtaacagtgaccgtatcttggtccgtatatacgtttcgggtcacctgacttcgggaggccataaccctatcataacttgggaatttgggaaaactcaaagaacgaaagttgtagataattgaaaaaactttccaaccataggttgtgggttcacaggagacgttgggataaggagatatggacgttttaagacagataggtcccaacccgttttcaagttgggtcaacccattttccccttggtatataaagaaaatattacCCTAACAACCCATTTTTCCTCCAAaactcagattttagagagaggaagtgagagggaagggaaattagagagagaaagtagaaaatcaaccaagtttaaggccccgaatcccaaagctcgtgaaggaaaaagtgtagtacaagtcgttgtcgtcattttaagcccaagatcggacttgggggtgttgatttcgtggtgactacccaaaaggtaatatttctactccccaatcatttatagttatgaattgatgaattcttgggagtataataattgggtttgtgaAGAGAATTATATGGACTATGCTAGAATTGTTGAATTGTTggcttgggattgttgtattcatatgggtgatgaagaatgatgttagttacacctaattgagattgtataaattgttagaagtaaaagaatggagatttggtgaagaaaacaccattaatgggggttatagagcttcatgcccactaagtgtttgataaaatgcttagatgaataaaacatggatattgttgctaatatagaatccctatgacttgtattgctatagattgaagttgaaggggttgaaggacattgtgatacgctcaaaagcagaaagttaaggtatgtagaacttgcatccacatgtgggaacttctatgttcttccccatgatccgtttagtaaattccatgaagttcaactcctagggcattaaacccaatgtattggtagcccgtaattatgtatgtatgtatgtacatgaattccgtatatatgttcgttattgtgttcctaaacctccatttcggacattaggaatcctagcttaatccatgaatcatgaattcttcctcatgtgttctcatgatgtttatatgaaattgtaaaatgttattttacaaattacaagcat
Encoded proteins:
- the LOC132642279 gene encoding uncharacterized protein LOC132642279, coding for MGRAFQDSCSFSQGPLSHHSSPTGKKKSAPKTDEEVKLWTTIDATVLQWIYSTISNDLLNTIIEPDATAMDAWVRLRDIFQDHQNSRAVTLEQEFTTTRMEDFPNASAYCQRLKSLADQLKNVGAPVTNSRLVLQLVWGLTEAYKGVGTKIRHAKPLPPFTEARSSLVLEERELAAMVFHGSGSAMLVAVDDAALHSENTSSHRGKNKNSHRHNSGNGRRGGFGRGSGSGKHSSGGRGGSGRSSGGAQPAGSSSQQWHAGQLGHWQWVLQPRWAAAPPPCPYPTTSWARPPTGPPRQQGILGPPPSQQ